The following proteins are encoded in a genomic region of Schistocerca serialis cubense isolate TAMUIC-IGC-003099 chromosome 9, iqSchSeri2.2, whole genome shotgun sequence:
- the LOC126419563 gene encoding protein ZBED8-like, which produces MLGRLFELRDEVMQFLENDKQTELYVEFRKLGVHVALAYLSDIFESLNTLNLKIQGGESNIIFHRDAIKVFTDKLQLWKRKILACNYSCSPRLFGILEEARFHNDFKDTDTTSKISNHLLATDTFHVDVLKDRLQEEVLEIKNDSAVKDDFEKLDKPLFWVKYLTAYPSRAEQALKLYLPFSSTYLCERAFSAVVAIKNKLRSKLSIANDLRCAVSTIQLRIQNLIKNMQAHPSH; this is translated from the exons atgctaggaaggttatttgaacttcgagacgaagtgatgcagtttttggaaaatgacaaacaaactgaattgtatgtggaatttagaaagctcggtgttcatgttgcattggcatatctgtcagatattttcgaatctttaaacacattgaatttgaaaatacaaggtggagagtcaaacataatttttcatcgaGATGCCATCAAAGtgtttactgataagttgcaactatggaaacgtaaaattttagcctgcaattattcctgctctcccagattgtttggaatcctggaagaagcccgatttcataacgattttaaggatactgatactaCAAGTAAAATATCAAACCATTT GTTAGCGACGGATACATTTCACGTTGACGTGTTGAaagacagactacaagaggaagtcttagaaattaaaaacGATTCTGCAGTGAAGGATGACTTTGAGAAGttggataagcctttattttgggtgaaatatctcacggcGTATCCCAGCAgagcagaacaagcactgaaactgtatttaccattttcaagcacttatctgtgcgaaagagcattttcagcggtagtggcgataaaaaataagcttagaagcaaactcagtattgccaatgatttacgttgcgcagtttctactattcagcTAAGAATTCAAAATCTTataaaaaatatgcaagctcatccttcacattga